Proteins from a single region of Aminivibrio sp.:
- a CDS encoding methionine ABC transporter permease — translation MWAQVSALLFKALGETLFMVGASSAIAFASGVPLGVVLHVTSKGGLLERRVLNGLLSAVVNAARSTPFIILMVLLIPVTRLIAGTSIGTAAAVVPLSIAAAPFVGRVVEGALREVDRGVVEAAQAMGATSWQIIRKVLLPEAFPAILSGLTLSVVSLIGFSAMAGAVGGGGLGDLAIRYGYQRFRLDVMFATVAVLILLVQLCQAGGDFLAGLARKDGKS, via the coding sequence ATGTGGGCTCAGGTATCAGCGTTGCTGTTTAAGGCTCTCGGGGAGACTCTGTTCATGGTGGGGGCATCGTCGGCCATAGCGTTCGCTTCCGGAGTGCCGCTGGGCGTGGTCCTTCACGTGACGTCGAAGGGAGGGCTCCTGGAGAGGCGGGTGCTGAACGGTCTGTTGTCGGCGGTGGTCAATGCCGCAAGGTCAACACCCTTCATCATCCTCATGGTGCTTCTGATCCCGGTAACGCGGCTGATCGCGGGAACGTCCATCGGCACCGCCGCGGCCGTCGTGCCCCTGTCCATCGCCGCCGCTCCCTTCGTCGGGCGGGTGGTGGAGGGAGCCCTGAGGGAAGTGGACCGGGGAGTGGTGGAAGCGGCCCAGGCTATGGGAGCCACGTCATGGCAGATCATCCGGAAGGTGCTCCTTCCCGAGGCTTTCCCGGCCATTCTTTCCGGTCTGACCCTCTCGGTGGTGAGTCTCATCGGTTTCTCGGCCATGGCCGGGGCGGTGGGAGGCGGCGGACTGGGCGACCTGGCCATCCGTTACGGTTATCAGCGTTTCCGCCTGGACGTCATGTTCGCCACCGTGGCGGTACTCATCCTCCTGGTACAGCTCTGCCAGGCCGGGGGCGATTTTCTCGCCGGGCTGGCCAGGAAGGATGGGAAGTCCTGA
- a CDS encoding universal stress protein, whose protein sequence is MKKVVVAIDGSEASRGVVDYAIHYANREPDAEMLFLHVIDLSEYKPVFYGEGTVVVPPSDEEVKAQFEEFIKEEIKALGKTIPRMSISVRSGKIYDQIVKFAEENGASMIMVGHRGLGAMERFFLGSVAAKVVANAPCSVYVHRPRTEADVE, encoded by the coding sequence ATGAAGAAAGTCGTTGTGGCGATCGATGGAAGCGAGGCCAGCAGGGGCGTGGTGGATTACGCCATCCATTACGCAAATCGCGAACCGGATGCCGAAATGCTCTTTCTCCATGTCATCGACCTTTCGGAGTATAAGCCAGTGTTCTACGGGGAAGGGACGGTGGTTGTCCCGCCGTCCGACGAAGAGGTAAAGGCGCAGTTCGAGGAGTTCATCAAAGAGGAAATAAAAGCCCTCGGGAAGACCATTCCCAGAATGTCCATTTCGGTGAGATCCGGAAAGATCTACGATCAGATAGTGAAGTTCGCCGAGGAGAACGGGGCGTCCATGATCATGGTCGGTCACCGGGGGCTGGGCGCCATGGAGCGGTTCTTCCTGGGCAGCGTGGCGGCGAAGGTGGTGGCCAATGCCCCGTGCAGCGTCTACGTCCATCGCCCGAGGACCGAAGCTGACGTGGAATGA